In one Methylobacterium sp. SyP6R genomic region, the following are encoded:
- a CDS encoding NAD(P)H-quinone oxidoreductase: MPSIPATMRQVRFNGAGGPEVIGIETVPVPRPGPNQVLVEVVAAGVNRPDCQQRAGKYPPPPGATEVPGLEIAGRVVALGEGVTGLAEGQEVCALTISGGYAEYCVAEAALCLPKPGPLSLVEAAGLPENYWTVWTNVFERGRLHKGERFLVHGGSSGIGSTAIQLAKRFGAEVFATAGSAEKCAFCESLGADHAINYREADFAAEVKRLTDGKGVDVILDMVGAAYLERNLKSLALEGRLVIIAFLQGFQAENLNLTPIMIRRLTVTGSTLRPRTVAQKAAIAEGLRKEVWPLLESGTVKPVIHATFPLDEARAAHELMESSAHLGKIMLLTGK; this comes from the coding sequence ATGCCGTCGATCCCCGCCACCATGCGCCAGGTCCGCTTCAACGGGGCCGGCGGTCCGGAGGTGATCGGGATCGAGACCGTGCCGGTGCCCCGCCCGGGCCCGAACCAGGTGCTGGTCGAGGTCGTGGCGGCGGGCGTGAACCGGCCCGATTGCCAGCAGCGTGCCGGCAAGTATCCGCCGCCGCCCGGGGCCACCGAGGTGCCGGGGCTGGAGATCGCCGGACGCGTCGTCGCGCTCGGTGAAGGCGTCACCGGTCTTGCCGAGGGCCAGGAGGTCTGTGCGCTGACGATCAGCGGCGGCTATGCCGAATATTGCGTGGCGGAAGCCGCGCTCTGCCTGCCGAAGCCCGGCCCGCTCTCGCTCGTCGAGGCGGCGGGCCTGCCGGAGAATTACTGGACGGTCTGGACCAACGTGTTCGAGCGCGGCCGCCTGCACAAGGGCGAGCGCTTCCTGGTCCATGGCGGGTCGAGCGGCATCGGCTCGACGGCGATCCAGCTCGCCAAGCGGTTCGGCGCCGAGGTCTTCGCCACCGCCGGCTCGGCCGAGAAATGCGCCTTCTGCGAATCGCTCGGCGCCGACCACGCGATCAATTACCGCGAGGCGGATTTCGCCGCGGAGGTGAAGCGGCTCACCGACGGCAAGGGGGTCGACGTGATCCTCGACATGGTCGGCGCCGCCTATCTGGAGCGCAACCTGAAGTCCCTGGCCCTCGAAGGCCGGCTCGTCATCATCGCCTTCCTGCAGGGCTTCCAGGCCGAGAACCTCAACCTGACGCCGATCATGATCCGGCGCCTGACCGTCACCGGCTCGACCTTGCGCCCCCGCACCGTGGCGCAGAAGGCCGCGATCGCCGAGGGCTTGCGCAAGGAGGTCTGGCCGCTGCTGGAATCCGGCACCGTGAAGCCGGTGATCCACGCCACCTTCCCGCTCGACGAGGCGCGGGCGGCGCACGAACTGATGGAATCGAGCGCCCATCTCGGCAAGATCATGCTGCTGACCGGCAAGTAG
- a CDS encoding GTP cyclohydrolase II gives MTSSNRSTHIRLTSHPEPGAARWPIRWGAADPRERGPIIGTVTNPADRNVVGANGGAYSLYRALAIAGRAMNPLARPDLTNTHPVVAIGPHPQWADPDKIVSLDPWGHMPGEVFRDAIGTGTDIRPTIAVTKARLSLPEILAAMGAHRLAADGTVLHSTGDISVTKIAVDPVWYLPGVAARFGTSETNLRRTLFEQTGGMFPELVTRPDLQVFLPPIGGCTVYVMGEVAGLTDPRRRIACRVHDECNGSDVFGSDICTCRPYLTHGIEECVREAQAGGTGVIVYNRKEGRALGEVTKFLVYNARKRQEGGDSAATYFERTECVAGVQDARFQQLMPDVLHWLGIRRIDRLMSMSNMKFDAITGSGIEVGERVPIPPELIPPDASVEMEAKKAAGYYAPDGVTDSLDAVKGRDLERF, from the coding sequence ATGACCAGTTCCAACCGCTCGACGCATATCCGGCTCACCTCGCATCCGGAGCCCGGCGCCGCCCGCTGGCCGATCCGCTGGGGCGCCGCCGACCCGCGCGAGCGGGGCCCGATCATCGGCACCGTCACAAACCCGGCCGACCGCAACGTGGTCGGGGCCAATGGCGGCGCCTATTCGCTCTACCGGGCGCTTGCCATCGCCGGCCGGGCGATGAACCCGCTGGCGCGGCCGGACCTCACCAACACCCATCCGGTGGTGGCGATCGGGCCGCACCCGCAATGGGCCGACCCGGACAAGATCGTCTCGCTCGATCCCTGGGGGCACATGCCCGGCGAGGTCTTTCGCGATGCGATCGGCACCGGCACGGACATCAGGCCGACCATCGCGGTCACCAAGGCGCGGTTGAGCCTGCCGGAGATCCTGGCGGCGATGGGCGCCCATCGCCTCGCCGCCGACGGCACGGTGCTGCATTCCACCGGCGACATCTCGGTCACCAAGATCGCGGTCGATCCGGTCTGGTACCTGCCGGGCGTCGCCGCCCGCTTCGGCACCAGCGAGACGAACTTACGCCGCACGCTGTTCGAGCAGACCGGCGGCATGTTCCCGGAACTCGTCACACGGCCGGACCTCCAGGTCTTCCTGCCGCCGATCGGCGGCTGCACCGTCTACGTGATGGGCGAGGTGGCGGGCCTCACCGATCCGCGCCGGCGCATCGCCTGCCGGGTCCACGACGAGTGCAACGGCTCGGACGTGTTCGGCTCCGACATCTGCACCTGCCGGCCCTACCTCACCCACGGCATCGAGGAATGCGTGCGCGAGGCGCAGGCCGGCGGCACCGGCGTCATCGTCTACAACCGCAAGGAAGGCCGCGCGCTCGGCGAGGTGACCAAGTTCCTGGTCTACAACGCCCGCAAGCGCCAGGAGGGCGGCGATTCCGCCGCCACCTATTTCGAGCGCACCGAATGCGTCGCAGGCGTCCAGGATGCCCGCTTCCAGCAATTGATGCCCGACGTGCTGCACTGGCTCGGCATCCGCCGCATCGACCGGCTGATGTCGATGTCGAACATGAAGTTCGACGCGATCACCGGATCGGGCATCGAGGTCGGCGAGCGGGTGCCGATCCCGCCGGAGCTGATCCCGCCGGACGCCTCGGTGGAGATGGAAGCCAAGAAGGCGGCGGGCTACTACGCGCCGGACGGCGTCACCGACTCCCTCGACGCCGTGAAGGGCCGCGACCTCGAGCGTTTCTGA
- a CDS encoding 3-hydroxybutyryl-CoA dehydrogenase: MGIEIKTVGIIGAGQMGSGIAHVCSLAGLDVRMNDRDPERLKNGLANVNGNLQRQVSKGAITESQRRDAIEHIIAVDSFDDFGPCDLVIEAATEDEAIKRSIFNALCPSLRPETMVATNTSSISITRLAASTDRPEQFIGIHFMNPVPVMQLVELIRGIATGDPTYESAKAFVKRLGKIVTVSEDFPAFIVNRILLPMINEAIYTLYEGVGSVDSIDTAMRLGANHPMGPLQLADFIGLDTCLSIMQVLYEGLADSKYRPCPLLVKYVEAGWLGRKTKRGFYDYRGAEPVPTR; this comes from the coding sequence ATGGGCATCGAGATCAAGACGGTCGGCATCATCGGAGCCGGTCAGATGGGCAGCGGCATCGCCCATGTCTGCTCCCTGGCCGGGCTCGACGTGCGGATGAACGACCGCGATCCCGAGCGCCTGAAGAACGGGCTCGCCAACGTCAACGGCAACCTGCAGCGCCAGGTCTCGAAGGGAGCGATCACCGAGAGCCAGCGCCGCGACGCGATCGAGCACATCATCGCGGTCGATTCCTTCGACGATTTCGGCCCTTGCGACCTCGTGATCGAGGCCGCGACCGAGGACGAGGCGATCAAGCGCAGCATCTTCAACGCGCTGTGTCCGTCGCTGCGGCCCGAGACGATGGTGGCGACCAACACCTCGTCGATCTCGATCACGCGGCTCGCGGCCTCGACCGACCGGCCGGAGCAGTTCATCGGCATCCACTTCATGAACCCGGTGCCGGTGATGCAGCTCGTCGAGCTGATCCGCGGCATCGCCACCGGGGATCCGACCTACGAATCGGCCAAGGCCTTCGTGAAGCGCCTCGGCAAGATCGTGACGGTGTCGGAGGATTTCCCGGCCTTCATCGTCAACCGCATCCTGCTGCCGATGATCAACGAGGCGATCTACACCCTCTACGAGGGCGTCGGCTCGGTCGATTCGATCGATACCGCGATGCGGCTCGGTGCCAACCACCCGATGGGCCCGCTCCAGCTCGCCGACTTCATCGGCCTCGATACCTGCCTGTCGATCATGCAGGTGCTCTACGAAGGCCTGGCCGATTCGAAGTACCGCCCCTGCCCGCTCCTGGTGAAATACGTCGAGGCCGGCTGGCTCGGACGCAAGACCAAGCGCGGCTTCTACGATTACCGCGGCGCGGAGCCGGTGCCGACCCGCTGA
- a CDS encoding electron transfer flavoprotein subunit alpha/FixB family protein: MTTLLLVEHAGGAVKDASTKALTAAKQLGAPVHALVVGADAQGAAEAVAKLDGVEKVLVAADAAFDHLLAEPTAALVAELASAYDTVIAAASTEGKNVLPRVAALLDVAQVSDIIKVVGPDTFERPIYAGNAIQTVQATDAKRVITVRTAAFQATPEGGAAAPVEAAASAAAPETKSSFKGEEIAKSDRPELAGARIIVSGGRSLGSAEKFKELIEPLADSLGAAVGASRAAVDAGYAPNDWQVGQTGKVVAPDLYVAVGISGAIQHLAGMKDSKVIVAINKDEEAPIFQVADYGLVGDLFQVVPDLQQEIAKAKG; this comes from the coding sequence ATGACCACTCTCCTGCTGGTCGAGCATGCCGGCGGCGCCGTGAAGGACGCCAGCACCAAGGCCCTGACGGCGGCCAAGCAGCTCGGCGCCCCGGTCCACGCCCTCGTGGTCGGCGCCGATGCACAAGGCGCGGCGGAAGCCGTCGCCAAGCTCGACGGCGTCGAGAAGGTGCTGGTGGCGGCGGATGCCGCCTTCGACCACCTCCTCGCCGAGCCGACCGCCGCCCTGGTGGCGGAACTCGCCAGCGCCTACGACACCGTGATCGCCGCCGCCTCGACCGAGGGCAAGAACGTGCTGCCGCGCGTCGCCGCCCTCCTCGACGTCGCCCAGGTCTCGGACATCATCAAGGTGGTCGGCCCCGACACGTTCGAGCGGCCGATCTACGCCGGAAACGCGATCCAGACCGTGCAGGCGACCGATGCCAAGCGGGTGATCACGGTCCGCACCGCCGCCTTCCAGGCTACCCCCGAGGGCGGCGCGGCGGCTCCGGTGGAGGCTGCCGCTTCCGCCGCGGCCCCGGAGACGAAGTCGTCGTTCAAGGGCGAGGAGATCGCCAAGTCCGACCGTCCGGAGCTGGCCGGGGCGCGCATCATCGTGTCGGGCGGCCGCTCGCTCGGCTCGGCGGAAAAATTCAAGGAGCTGATCGAGCCTCTGGCCGATTCGCTGGGCGCCGCGGTCGGCGCCTCGCGCGCGGCGGTCGACGCGGGCTATGCACCGAACGACTGGCAGGTCGGCCAGACCGGCAAGGTCGTGGCGCCGGATCTATACGTCGCGGTCGGCATCTCGGGGGCGATCCAGCACCTCGCCGGCATGAAGGACTCGAAGGTCATCGTCGCGATCAACAAGGACGAGGAAGCGCCGATCTTCCAGGTCGCCGATTACGGCCTGGTCGGCGACCTGTTCCAGGTGGTGCCGGACCTGCAGCAGGAAATCGCCAAGGCCAAGGGCTGA
- a CDS encoding mitochondrial fission ELM1 family protein → MTALAPPPHRRIVASPSPLLPAGTTAWLITDGKAGDLAPCRGLAAALGVVAQERVVAPRPPFSWLAPRGPADPRERALTPPLPDLAIATGRRAVPALRAVKRRSRNETFTVFLRDPRIGPRAADLIWVPAHDSLRGANVIVTETGPHPVSPDRLAAARHHPDPRLAALPRPRAAVLVGGDSRHGRFSNEDARNLLAGLERLAGEASLMITTSRRTPDRLRAALADLARRHGGFFWDGSGENPYLALLALADTIVATADSANMVTEACAAGVPVRLFEPHNLYQRHHTLYDALKRHGPVHPFTGRVEPLRSKPLDMTLAIAQAVANAYIGHRDALARRTAS, encoded by the coding sequence TTGACAGCGCTTGCCCCGCCGCCACATCGCCGCATCGTGGCCTCCCCCTCTCCCCTTCTGCCGGCCGGCACCACGGCCTGGCTGATCACCGACGGCAAGGCCGGCGACCTCGCGCCCTGCCGTGGCCTCGCCGCGGCGTTGGGCGTGGTGGCGCAGGAGCGGGTTGTCGCGCCGCGCCCGCCCTTCTCCTGGCTCGCGCCCCGCGGCCCAGCGGATCCGCGCGAGCGGGCGCTGACGCCGCCCTTGCCCGATCTCGCCATCGCCACCGGCCGCCGGGCGGTGCCGGCGCTCCGCGCGGTCAAGCGTCGTTCGAGGAACGAAACCTTCACGGTCTTCCTGCGCGATCCGCGCATCGGCCCCCGGGCCGCCGACCTGATCTGGGTGCCGGCACACGATTCCTTGCGCGGTGCGAACGTGATCGTGACCGAGACCGGCCCGCACCCGGTCTCGCCCGACCGCCTCGCCGCCGCGCGACACCATCCCGATCCGCGGCTCGCCGCCCTCCCCCGCCCCCGCGCCGCGGTGCTGGTCGGCGGTGACAGCCGGCACGGGCGCTTCTCTAACGAGGACGCGCGAAACCTTCTCGCCGGGCTGGAGCGCCTGGCCGGCGAGGCGAGCCTGATGATCACCACGTCGCGGCGCACGCCGGACCGCTTACGGGCGGCGCTTGCGGATCTCGCCCGCCGGCATGGCGGCTTCTTCTGGGACGGCAGCGGCGAGAACCCCTATCTCGCCCTCCTGGCCCTCGCCGACACGATCGTGGCGACGGCCGACTCGGCCAACATGGTGACGGAGGCCTGTGCCGCCGGCGTCCCGGTCCGGTTGTTCGAGCCGCACAACCTCTATCAACGCCATCACACGCTGTACGACGCGCTGAAACGGCACGGACCTGTGCATCCTTTCACGGGACGGGTTGAACCGTTACGGTCCAAGCCCTTAGACATGACACTCGCGATCGCGCAGGCTGTGGCGAATGCCTATATCGGGCATCGCGACGCGCTCGCCCGCCGGACGGCCTCCTGA
- a CDS encoding URC4/urg3 family protein, producing the protein MPVPEFSTARSLLSARAVRARAETLLKAGLDGQLDHFVVDLDRLGACADAVVETIREAYPDLAIPYHARWRHFSVGGFERWGSLVHAAPFEDPAEQARAAFDLVVVSVLLDAGAGPTWRYEEGRTGETYARSEGLAVASFDMFVSGLFSSAPEDPFRADARALATLTEAELADGFQVSPTNPLVGLSGRTALLNRLGQVAAADPEGFGPDARPGFLFDRIKAKAHDSAVSAEAVLEVLLTHLGPIWPGRIVLDGVDLGDTWRHPLAGGTGPTEGLVPFHKLSQWLAYSLLEPLEEAGLTVTGLDALTGLPEYRNGGLFLDTGVLALRRPEEAKVAHPVESRLVVEWRALTVALLDRLAPLVRQRLEIEDPADLPLAKVLEGGTWATGRRLAKSLRPEGAPPLAIASDGTVF; encoded by the coding sequence ATGCCCGTGCCTGAGTTTTCGACCGCCCGCAGCCTGCTCTCGGCTCGCGCAGTGCGCGCCCGCGCCGAGACCCTGCTCAAGGCCGGACTCGACGGGCAGCTCGACCATTTCGTCGTCGATCTCGATCGCCTGGGGGCTTGCGCCGACGCGGTGGTCGAGACCATCCGCGAGGCCTATCCCGACCTCGCCATCCCGTATCACGCCCGCTGGCGCCATTTCTCGGTCGGCGGATTCGAGCGCTGGGGCTCCCTCGTCCACGCAGCCCCCTTCGAGGACCCGGCCGAGCAGGCCCGGGCCGCCTTCGACCTCGTGGTGGTGAGCGTGCTGCTGGATGCCGGCGCCGGCCCGACCTGGCGCTACGAGGAGGGCCGCACCGGCGAGACCTATGCCCGCTCCGAGGGGCTGGCGGTGGCGAGCTTCGACATGTTCGTGTCGGGCCTGTTCTCCTCAGCGCCCGAGGATCCGTTCCGGGCCGATGCCCGCGCGCTCGCGACCCTGACCGAGGCGGAGCTCGCCGACGGCTTCCAGGTCTCGCCGACCAACCCGCTCGTCGGCCTGTCCGGCCGCACCGCGCTCCTCAACCGCCTCGGCCAGGTCGCGGCGGCCGACCCGGAGGGCTTCGGGCCGGATGCCCGCCCCGGCTTCCTGTTCGACCGGATCAAGGCCAAGGCTCATGATAGCGCCGTCTCGGCCGAGGCGGTGCTGGAGGTGCTGCTGACCCATCTCGGACCGATCTGGCCCGGCCGCATCGTCCTCGATGGGGTCGACCTCGGCGACACCTGGCGGCACCCGCTCGCCGGCGGCACCGGTCCGACGGAGGGGCTGGTCCCGTTCCACAAGCTGTCGCAGTGGCTGGCCTATTCGCTGCTGGAGCCGCTGGAGGAGGCGGGCCTGACCGTCACCGGCCTCGACGCCCTGACCGGCCTGCCCGAATACCGCAATGGCGGCCTGTTCCTCGATACCGGGGTGCTGGCCCTGCGCCGGCCCGAGGAGGCGAAGGTGGCGCACCCGGTCGAGTCGCGCCTCGTCGTCGAGTGGCGGGCGCTCACCGTGGCGCTTCTCGACCGGCTGGCGCCGCTGGTGCGCCAGAGGCTGGAGATCGAGGACCCGGCCGACCTGCCGCTCGCCAAGGTGCTGGAGGGCGGCACCTGGGCCACCGGCCGGCGGCTCGCCAAATCCCTGCGGCCGGAGGGTGCGCCGCCTCTCGCCATCGCGAGCGACGGCACCGTATTCTGA
- the upp gene encoding uracil phosphoribosyltransferase encodes MQGAGARGETGVAPVTVVDHPLVQHKLTLMRDKARSTKGFRQLLNEVGMLLAYEVTRDLPLEPVEIETPLVTMQGAQIAGKKLVLAPILRAGVGFLDGMLSLLPSARVAHIGLYRDPDSLEAVEYYFKAPSDLADRTVLVLDPMLATANSAVAAVDRLKERGARDLRFVCLLAAPEGLAKFQGSHPDVPVWTASIDSHLNEHGYILPGLGDAGDRMYGTR; translated from the coding sequence ATGCAGGGTGCGGGTGCGCGCGGGGAGACGGGGGTGGCGCCGGTCACGGTGGTCGATCACCCGCTGGTGCAGCACAAGCTGACCCTGATGCGGGACAAGGCCCGCTCGACCAAGGGCTTCCGCCAGCTCCTGAACGAGGTCGGGATGCTGCTGGCCTACGAGGTCACCCGCGACCTGCCGCTGGAGCCGGTCGAGATCGAGACCCCGCTGGTGACGATGCAGGGCGCGCAGATCGCCGGCAAGAAGCTCGTCCTGGCGCCGATCCTGCGCGCCGGTGTCGGCTTCCTCGACGGGATGCTGTCGCTCCTGCCCTCCGCCCGCGTCGCCCATATCGGCCTCTACCGCGATCCGGATTCGCTGGAGGCGGTGGAATACTACTTCAAGGCCCCGTCCGACCTCGCCGACCGCACCGTGCTGGTCCTCGACCCGATGCTGGCGACGGCGAACTCGGCGGTGGCCGCGGTCGACCGGCTGAAGGAGCGCGGCGCCCGCGACCTGCGCTTCGTCTGCCTGCTCGCCGCGCCGGAGGGGCTGGCCAAGTTCCAGGGTTCGCATCCCGACGTGCCGGTCTGGACCGCCTCGATCGACAGCCACCTCAACGAGCACGGCTACATCTTGCCGGGCCTCGGCGATGCCGGCGACCGGATGTACGGGACGCGCTGA